The following proteins are encoded in a genomic region of Pseudomonadota bacterium:
- a CDS encoding ABC transporter ATP-binding protein: MSDPRLETRGLSKRFGALVATDDVSITLHPGEIHAVIGPNGAGKSTLIKQICGELTPDSGEVWLNGADLSPLGTAARARAGLGRTFQVSALAMEDTVLENAVLGAIGAARQASRFWRGALNRRDLVDRARHALARVDLDAHRDTPCANLSHGQRRQLEVAVALTLDPSVFIMDEPMAGLGAEGSKTMTAFLDGLRQEAPILLVEHDMDAVFALADRISVLVYGSVIATGSSDAIRSHPAVREAYLGDDA, translated from the coding sequence ATGTCTGACCCCCGGCTCGAAACCCGCGGCCTGTCGAAACGCTTCGGCGCGCTGGTCGCGACCGACGACGTCTCGATCACCCTGCACCCCGGCGAGATCCACGCGGTGATCGGCCCGAACGGCGCGGGCAAGTCGACCCTGATCAAGCAGATCTGCGGCGAACTCACACCGGACAGCGGCGAGGTGTGGCTGAACGGCGCCGACCTCTCGCCGCTTGGCACCGCCGCCCGTGCGCGCGCCGGCCTCGGCCGCACCTTTCAGGTGTCCGCGCTCGCGATGGAGGACACCGTGCTCGAGAACGCCGTGCTCGGTGCCATCGGCGCGGCGCGCCAAGCGAGCCGCTTCTGGCGCGGTGCGCTCAACCGCCGCGACCTCGTCGACCGCGCCCGCCACGCGCTCGCGCGCGTCGACCTCGACGCCCACCGCGACACCCCGTGCGCCAACCTCAGCCACGGCCAACGACGCCAGCTCGAAGTGGCCGTGGCGCTGACCCTCGACCCGAGTGTGTTCATCATGGACGAGCCGATGGCCGGCCTCGGCGCCGAGGGTTCCAAGACCATGACCGCCTTCCTCGACGGGCTGCGCCAGGAGGCGCCGATCCTGTTGGTGGAGCACGATATGGACGCGGTCTTCGCGCTCGCCGACCGCATCTCGGTGCTGGTCTACGGCAGCGTGATCGCCACCGGCAGCAGCGACGCCATCCGCAGCCACCCGGCCGTGCGCGAAGCCTACCTCGGGGACGACGCATGA
- a CDS encoding branched-chain amino acid ABC transporter permease yields the protein MRLDERLVNAVVLLGILALPLWALFADEPFTITLVTRAVILALAAVGLNILLGIGGLVSFGHAVFFGLGGYAMGILAYHAQNYTPLSLGVFETDGTQLMPVIWLVAVVVSGVAACLIGLLSLRTSGVYFIMITLAFGQMFFYFAISWAEYGGEDGLSIYVRNSFPGINTLVPIEFFGLCFALLCVVLLFTAKLQASPFGLALNATRQSQARAEAVGLNPMRLRLAAFVISGCVTGLAGALFADLNRFVSPSMFSWQLSGELIVLIIIGGVGRLMGPVIGACVFVTLEHVLGGLTEFWHIYLGIVLLVIVVFGRGGVMGLLTGREGAHV from the coding sequence GTGAGACTCGACGAGCGCCTCGTCAACGCCGTGGTGCTGCTTGGCATCCTGGCGCTGCCGCTTTGGGCGCTGTTCGCGGACGAGCCCTTCACCATCACCCTCGTGACCCGCGCGGTGATCCTCGCGCTCGCCGCCGTCGGGCTCAACATCCTGCTCGGCATCGGCGGGCTCGTGAGCTTCGGCCACGCGGTTTTCTTCGGCCTCGGCGGCTACGCCATGGGCATCCTCGCCTACCACGCGCAGAACTACACGCCGCTGAGCCTCGGCGTCTTCGAAACCGACGGCACCCAACTGATGCCGGTGATCTGGCTGGTTGCGGTGGTGGTCTCGGGCGTCGCGGCGTGTCTGATCGGGCTGTTGTCGCTTCGTACCAGCGGCGTGTACTTCATCATGATCACGCTCGCCTTCGGCCAGATGTTCTTCTATTTCGCGATTTCCTGGGCCGAGTACGGCGGCGAGGACGGCCTCTCGATCTACGTGCGCAACAGCTTCCCCGGCATCAACACGCTGGTGCCGATCGAGTTCTTCGGCTTGTGCTTCGCGCTGCTCTGCGTGGTGTTGCTGTTCACCGCCAAACTGCAAGCCTCGCCCTTTGGCCTCGCGCTGAACGCGACCCGCCAATCGCAGGCGCGCGCCGAGGCGGTCGGGCTCAATCCGATGCGCCTGCGCCTCGCGGCCTTCGTCATTTCGGGCTGCGTGACCGGCCTCGCCGGTGCGCTGTTCGCCGACCTCAACCGCTTCGTCTCACCGTCGATGTTCAGCTGGCAGCTCTCGGGCGAGCTGATTGTGCTGATCATCATCGGCGGCGTCGGCCGGCTCATGGGCCCGGTGATCGGTGCGTGCGTGTTCGTCACGCTCGAGCACGTGCTCGGCGGGCTGACCGAGTTCTGGCACATCTACCTCGGCATCGTGCTGCTGGTGATCGTGGTGTTCGGCCGCGGCGGCGTCATGGGCCTGCTGACCGGGCGGGAGGGCGCGCATGTCTGA
- a CDS encoding branched-chain amino acid ABC transporter permease: MSTILVIEQILNGLQFGIMLFLMAAGLTLIFGVMGLINLAHGSLYMVGAFAAAAVAGATGSFGLGLVAALAAAACAGALIEVVVIRRLYRAAHLDQVLATFALILIFSEGTRWVFGSFPLFLDIPDALTGPITLPGGIEYSRYRLSLIAIGLAVGAGLWFLIERTRLGIQIRAGQNDREMIAALGVDISKLYTLVFALGAALAGLAGALVGAIQSVQVGMGEPVLILAFVVIVIGGIGSIRGALVGALLVGLTDTLGGVFLPELLKWFMEPGAAQRTGSALASMGIYVLMGAVLVWRPSGLFGARA; the protein is encoded by the coding sequence ATGTCCACCATCCTCGTCATCGAGCAGATCCTGAACGGCCTGCAGTTCGGCATCATGTTGTTTCTGATGGCCGCCGGGCTCACGCTGATCTTCGGCGTGATGGGCCTGATCAACCTCGCGCACGGCTCGCTCTACATGGTCGGCGCCTTTGCCGCCGCCGCGGTCGCGGGCGCGACGGGTTCCTTCGGGCTCGGCCTGGTCGCGGCATTGGCGGCTGCGGCCTGCGCGGGGGCACTCATTGAAGTGGTGGTGATCCGCCGGCTCTACCGCGCCGCCCACCTCGACCAGGTGCTCGCGACCTTTGCGCTGATCCTGATCTTCTCCGAGGGCACGCGCTGGGTGTTCGGCTCCTTTCCGCTCTTTCTCGACATCCCTGACGCCCTGACCGGCCCGATCACGCTGCCGGGCGGCATCGAGTACTCGCGCTACCGCCTGTCGCTGATCGCGATCGGCCTCGCGGTCGGGGCGGGCTTGTGGTTTCTGATCGAGCGCACGCGGCTCGGCATCCAGATCCGCGCCGGGCAGAACGACCGCGAGATGATCGCGGCACTCGGCGTCGACATCTCGAAACTCTACACCCTCGTCTTCGCGCTCGGCGCCGCGCTCGCCGGGCTCGCCGGTGCACTGGTCGGGGCCATCCAATCGGTGCAGGTCGGCATGGGCGAGCCGGTGCTGATCCTCGCCTTCGTCGTCATCGTCATCGGCGGCATCGGTTCGATTCGCGGCGCGCTGGTCGGCGCGCTGCTGGTCGGCCTCACCGACACGCTGGGCGGCGTCTTTCTGCCGGAACTCCTCAAGTGGTTCATGGAACCCGGCGCTGCGCAGAGGACCGGCTCGGCGCTCGCGTCGATGGGCATCTACGTGCTGATGGGCGCGGTGCTGGTGTGGCGGCCGTCCGGCCTCTTCGGGGCGCGCGCGTGA
- a CDS encoding ABC transporter substrate-binding protein, whose translation MKKQLLTAAAAALIATGAVAQVKVGMITTLSGGGAGLGIDVRDGFMLAIAQSGRDDVEVVIEDDQRKPDIAVQLSDKMIQSERVDVMTGIIWSNLAMAVVPSAVRQGVFYLSPNAGPSALAGKGCHANYFNVAWQNDNLHEAAGAYANTAGYKNSFIMAPNYPAGADALTGYKRFFEGDLAGEVFTKLGQTDYAAEIAQIRASGADSVFFFLPGGMGISFLKQYADSGIEIPVVGPAFSFDQGILQAVGDAAMGVVNTSQWNKDIDNPTNAAFVETFQAEYGRLPSLYASQGFDTANLLLSALDAAAPGDSDAFREALRAANFESTRGDFAFGPNHHPVQSIYAREVIKEGDVFTNKIISTALENHSDAYAADCAM comes from the coding sequence CGGTGGCGCAGGTCAAGGTGGGTATGATCACCACGCTCTCGGGCGGCGGCGCCGGCCTTGGCATCGACGTGCGCGACGGCTTCATGCTCGCGATCGCGCAATCCGGCCGTGACGACGTCGAGGTCGTCATCGAGGACGATCAACGCAAGCCCGACATCGCCGTCCAGCTCTCCGACAAGATGATCCAGTCCGAGCGTGTCGACGTGATGACTGGCATCATCTGGTCAAACCTCGCGATGGCTGTGGTGCCTTCGGCGGTGCGCCAGGGCGTGTTCTACCTCTCACCGAACGCCGGCCCGTCGGCACTCGCCGGCAAGGGATGCCACGCCAACTACTTCAACGTCGCCTGGCAGAACGACAACCTGCACGAAGCGGCCGGCGCCTACGCCAACACCGCAGGTTACAAAAACAGCTTCATCATGGCGCCGAACTACCCGGCGGGCGCAGACGCGCTGACCGGCTACAAGCGCTTCTTCGAGGGTGATCTCGCCGGCGAAGTGTTCACCAAGCTCGGCCAGACCGACTACGCGGCCGAGATCGCGCAGATCCGTGCAAGCGGCGCCGACAGCGTGTTCTTCTTCCTGCCGGGCGGCATGGGCATCTCCTTCCTCAAGCAGTACGCCGACAGCGGCATCGAGATCCCGGTGGTCGGCCCCGCGTTCAGCTTCGACCAGGGCATTTTGCAAGCCGTAGGCGATGCGGCCATGGGCGTGGTGAACACCTCGCAGTGGAACAAGGACATCGACAACCCGACCAACGCAGCCTTCGTCGAGACCTTCCAGGCCGAGTACGGCCGCCTGCCGTCGCTCTACGCGAGCCAGGGTTTCGACACCGCCAACCTGCTGCTCTCGGCACTCGACGCGGCGGCACCGGGCGACAGCGACGCGTTCCGTGAGGCGCTGCGTGCTGCCAACTTCGAGAGCACCCGCGGCGACTTCGCCTTCGGCCCGAACCACCACCCGGTGCAGTCGATCTACGCGCGCGAAGTGATCAAGGAAGGCGACGTCTTCACCAACAAGATCATCAGCACCGCCCTCGAGAACCACTCCGACGCCTACGCCGCCGACTGCGCGATGTAA